GGCGATGGCGCGATTCAGGCGCGCGGCCACGTTGGCGAATTCCTTGCCCAGGGTCGTCGGGCTGGCGGGCTGGCCGTGGGTGCGCGACAGCATGGGCTGGTCGGCCTGGGCCACGGCCATGTCGTTCAGCTTGGCGGCCAGTTCGCGCAGGCGCGGCACCACGACCTCGTTGCGGGCGCGCGTCAGCATCAGCGCGTGCGAGGTGTTATTGATGTCTTCGGAGGTGCAGGCGAAGTGGATGAACTCGGCGGCGCGGGCCAGCTCGGCGTCATCGGCCACTTTTTCCTTCAGCCAGTACTCGACGGCCTTGACGTCATGGTTGGTGACGCGTTCGATGTCCTTGATGCGGGCGGCATCCGCTTCCGAGAAGTCGCGCACCAATTGTTGCAGGCGGGCGCGGGCGGCTTCGGAGAAGGCGGGCAGCTCCGGCAGGCCGGCGTCGGACAGCGCGACCAGCCAGGCCACTTCGACCTCGACGCGGTGCGCCATGAAACCGGCTTCGGAGAGCAGGCCGCGCAGCGCGTCGCCCCGGGAAGCGTACCGGCCATCCAATGGCGAAAGGGCGTTGAGTTGGCTGAGCTGTTCGGCGATTTGCATGGTCTGGAAGAGAAAAAGCGGGGAATGAGCGAATCGGGCGATTTTATCATCCGGAAGCGTGCAACATTGTGGCAAACTGACGAAGATTCCGGCCTCTTGGCCGTCTTGCCGTCATGCGGCCTGCTATACTTCGGCCGCTTTCCGACTCCGCTTGTGACTCCATGAAACTGATCGGCTCGCTTACCAGTCCTTACGTGCGCAAAGTGCGTATCGTCATGGCCGAGAAAAAGCTGGACTACCGGCTTGAACTCGAAAACGTCTGGTCCGCCGACACGCAGATCCAAACGTACAACCCGCTGGGCAAGGTGCCTTGCCTGGTCATGGAAGATGGCGGCGCCCTCTTCGATTCGCGCGTCATCGTCGAATACGTCGACACCCTGTCCCCTGTTGCCCGCCTGATTCCTCAGCCGGGGCGTGATCGCGCCGCGGTCAAGTGCTGGGAAGCCATCGCCGATGGCCTCCTGGACGCCTGCGTGACCATCGTCAAGGAAAACCAGCGCCCCGAGGCTCAGCGCAGCCCCGAATGGATCGAGCGCCAGTATTCCAAGATCCACGCCAGCCTGGACGCGATGAACAAGAGCCTGGGCGACAACGCCCACTGCATGGGCATCAACTACAGCCTGGCCGACATCGCCGTCGGCTGCGCGCTGGGCTACTTGGACCTGCGCTTCGCCGCGCTCGACTGGCGCGCCGACCACCAGAACCTGGCCCGCCTGTACGACAAGCTGTCGCAGCGGCAGTCCTTCATCGATACCGTTCCGGTGGTGTAGCCCCCCCGAGGCGCTGCGCGCCTCCCCCCAGGGGGCGCCGCTACGGACCGGCGGAGCCGGATCCGTGCGGCCCGGCTTCTGCTTGGCTGCGCTTCTGTTTTGCCTGCGCTTCTGTTTTGCCTTTGCTTCCGCGCCGCCTTTGCTACCGCATCGGCGGCGCTTCTACGTGGGCTGCGCTTTTCCATCGGCGCAGCCCTGTCCGGCTCAGGCGTTGAACGTCTGCCAGGCCTTGAACAGCATGTACGCGGCCAGCGCGAACAGCAGGCAGGCGAACACGCGCTTGAGCGTCTGCACCGGCAGGCGGTGCGCCATGCGCGCGCCCAAGGGCGCCGTCAGCACGCTGGTGCACACCAGCGCGATCAGGGCCGGCCAGTAGATGTAGCCCAGCATGCCCGGACGCGTTTCGCCCGAGTTCAGGCCCGACACCACATAACCGACGCTATTGGCCAGCGCAATGGGAAAGCCCAGCGCGGCCGAGGTTGACACCGCGTTGTGCAGGGCCACGTTGCACCAGACCATGAAAGGCACCGACAGGAAGCCGCCGCCCGCGCCCACCAGGCCGGACAAAAAGCCGATGCCCGCCCCGGCCGTGCTGGTGCCCACCACGCCCGGCATCTGGCGGCTGGGCTTGGGCTTCTTGTTCTGCAGCATGCTCCAGCCGGAATAGCCGACGAACAGCGCAAAGAACAGCGACAGCCACAGCGTGCTCAGCGCGGCGAAGACCGCGCCGCCCGAAAGCAGGCCGCCGATGATGATGCCCGGGGCCATCGCCCAGACGATGTTCCATTTGATCGTGCCGCGCTGCTGGTGCGCCCGCACGCTGGAAATGGAGGTGAACAGGATCGAGGTCATCGACGTGGCGATGGCGGCATGCACCACCAGGTCGGCAGGCATGCCCTTCCACGCGAACAGCATCGTCAGGAAAGGCACCAGCAACATGCCCCCGCCTATGCCCAGCAGGCCCGCGGCGAAACCCACCACGCCCCCCAGCACCAGCAGGCAAATCACCATCGTTACATCCACAACTCTCTCCTCTTTCTTCTTGGTAATGAACAAAGCCCCAGGGGCCGCGCCCCAGGGGCTTTGATTGAAATCCGCGCACGCCGCGCGGCGGATGCCGGCGCGGCGCCTACACCTACAGGATGATGCCGCCGCCCAGGCAAACCTCGCCATCGTAAAGCACGGCGGACTGTCCAGGCGTGACCGCCCACTGCGGTTCGGTAAAGCTCAGGCTGAAGGTGCCGCCG
The sequence above is drawn from the Achromobacter xylosoxidans genome and encodes:
- a CDS encoding glutathione S-transferase, whose amino-acid sequence is MKLIGSLTSPYVRKVRIVMAEKKLDYRLELENVWSADTQIQTYNPLGKVPCLVMEDGGALFDSRVIVEYVDTLSPVARLIPQPGRDRAAVKCWEAIADGLLDACVTIVKENQRPEAQRSPEWIERQYSKIHASLDAMNKSLGDNAHCMGINYSLADIAVGCALGYLDLRFAALDWRADHQNLARLYDKLSQRQSFIDTVPVV
- a CDS encoding sulfite exporter TauE/SafE family protein is translated as MDVTMVICLLVLGGVVGFAAGLLGIGGGMLLVPFLTMLFAWKGMPADLVVHAAIATSMTSILFTSISSVRAHQQRGTIKWNIVWAMAPGIIIGGLLSGGAVFAALSTLWLSLFFALFVGYSGWSMLQNKKPKPSRQMPGVVGTSTAGAGIGFLSGLVGAGGGFLSVPFMVWCNVALHNAVSTSAALGFPIALANSVGYVVSGLNSGETRPGMLGYIYWPALIALVCTSVLTAPLGARMAHRLPVQTLKRVFACLLFALAAYMLFKAWQTFNA